A segment of the Desulfurellaceae bacterium genome:
TGCGAAAACGCGCCACCGACTCGGCCCAGACCATTGCCCGACGCCTGACCCGTGGACGCCAGGAGGCTCGCCAGCTGGCCCGGTATGACTACTGCGTGGTGAACGAGCAACTCGACGAGACCGAGGCCGACCTCGTGGCTATCATCCGAACCGAGCGGACCCGCATTGCCCGCTTCACCCAGTCGGTGACGCTGCAAAGTCTGCTCGGCCCGCAGCCGGACTGCTCTTCAACCGCCCCGACCCTGGTCTCGCCCGACGGATACGAACAGCCATGACCCACCAACAGCTGATCGACACCATTCAGACCTACCATCCGGACGCCAACACCGACCTGCTGGCCCGGGCCTACACGTTCTCGGAACGCATGCATCAGGGCCAGAAGCGCCGCTCCGGGGAGCCCTACTTCGTCCACCCGGTTGAGGTCGCCAAGCTTCTGACCACGATGAAGCTGGACGTGCCGACGGTCATCACCGGCCTGCTGCACGACACGGTCGAGGATACCCTGACCACCCTGGAAGAGGTCGAGCAGCAGTTTGGCACCGAAGTGGCCGGTCTGGTCGATGGGGTGACCAAGATCAGCCAGATCCATTTCACCACCCGCGAAGAACGCCAGGCCGAGAATTTCCGTAAAATGATCCTGGCCATGGGCCGTGATATCCGGGTAGTGCTGGTCAAGCTCGCCGACCGGACCCACAACATGCGCACCCTGTCCTATCTGTCGCCGAACAAGCGGCGCGAGATTGCCGCAGAAACCCTGGACATTTATGCTCCCCTGGCCCATCGGCTAGGTATCTACTGGCTCAAAAGCGAACTCGAAGACAACGCCCTGCGCTACCTCCACCCCGAGGTCTACCGGCAGCTCAAACGCGATATCGCCAAGAAAAAAACCGAGCGGGCGGCCTATATCGACGAAGTCATCAGCATTCTGCAAGCCAAGCTCGACCACGCCCGGATTTCGGCCGATGTCCACGGCCGGCCCAAGCACTTCTACTCCATCTACCAGAAGATGGAGTCCCAGAACCTGCTGTTTGACCAGATTTATGACTTGGTAGCGTTTCGGATTATCGTCAATTCGGTCAGCGAGTGCTACGGCGCCCTGGGGATTGTCCACAGCCACTGGCGACCGGTTCCCGGCCGCTTCAAAGACTACATCGCCCTGCCCAAGGCGAACAGGTATCAGTCCCTGCACACCACCGTGATCGGTCCCTACGGCGAGCGCATCGAGGTGCAGATTCGGACCCACGATATGCACCGGATTGCCGAGGAGGGCATTGCCGCCCACTGGACGTATAAAGAGGGCCGTCGGGTGGTGGAGGAAGACCAACGCTTCTCCTGGCTGCGCCAGCTCCTGGAGTGGCAGCAGCAGGTTCAGGACCCGGCCGAATTTCTACACACGGTCAAGGGCGACCTGTTCACCGAAGAAGTGTATGTGTTCACCCCAAAGGGCGACCTGCACGATTTTCCGCAGGGAGCTTCGGCCGTGGATTTCGCCTACCGGGTCCACTCCGAGGTCGGCAACCACTGTACCGCAGCACGGGTCAACGGCCGTCTGGTGCCGCTGCGCTACCAGCTCCGCAACGGCGATACAGTAGAGATTGTGACCAAGCCCTCCCAAACGCCGAGCAAGGACTGGCTCAAACTCGTCAAAACGCCCAAAGCCCAGGCCCGGATTCGGCAGTGGGTCAAGGCCCAGCAGCGCGAGCGCAGCGTTGCCCTGGGTCGCGAACTGCTGGAGCGCGAGCTGTCCCGCCACCAGCTCGACGCGACCGCGCTGCGCAAACAGGGCAAACTCGAGGGCGCCATCAAGGCCCTGGGCTATAAGGGGGAAGAGACCCTGCTGGCCGCCCTGGGCTACGGCCAGCTGACCGTCAGAAATCTGCTGCCCCACCTGCTGCCGGCCAACGGCAGCCAGTCGTGGCAAGCCCTGGGCGAGGCCGAACTCGACAAGATTGTCAGCCGAACGGACCGCGAAGGCGGCGGCCGGAGCGGGGTGCGGGTCGGGGGTATCGGCGATATCCTGGTGCGCTTCGGGCGCTGCTGCAATCCCCTGCCCGGAGAGCGCATTCTGGGCGTCATCACCCGGGGCAAAGGCGTGACCGTGCACGCGGTGGAGTGTCAGCGTCTGCTGGAGAGCGATCCCCAACGCCACGTCGCGGTCAGCTGGGACAAGGCCAACGATTTCACCCGCACGGTCAAAGTCGAAGTCCTGTCTGAAGACCGGCCCGGCCTGCTGGCCGCCATGAGCAAGGCCATCAGTTCGGTCGAGGTCAATATCAAAAGCGCCAATGTCCGCACCCTGTCCGACAACCGGGCGCTGAACGTCTTCGAGGTCATGGTCGGCAGCGCGACAGACCTCAAGCGGGTCGTCAACAATCTGGGCAAGATCCGTGGCGTGGTGAAAGTCAACCGCGTCCGCGAGCGTCAATAAGGTCGTGCGGGTCAGGCAGGCGCCTGCGAGCCTAGCCGGCCAGTTCTGGTAGAAGATACTGACGGCCCGCAATGTCGCTCCAAACTGTCTGGCAACAAGCTTCGCAGAACTTTGTGATGACCGGAGTACAGTGAAGGCTCTAATGCTGACGAGTCTCGGCCAGGATTGCCGCGACCCGTTCCTCGGTCCGGTCTGAGGATTGCTTGATTTCCAGCAGCATTTGCCCCACATCGCGCAGCATAGCCTGGGACTCGCGCAGCATAGTCTGAGATTCCTGCTGCTGGCGAGTAGAGTCTTGCCTGGCCAGCACTACGAGCTGCGCCAGGTAGTTGGTCTGCTTCAGCAGCGCTTTATCGTTGTCTTCCAGAGTAGCCAGCTTTTGCAGAATCTTATCCATCTTCTTGTGGACACCGGTTTGGTTGGCTGCCATGCGTCTTGCCTCTTCCGCCCACCGGCGTTTCGCCATGCAGGCTTCTCGCTCAAAAAAACGCGCCCTGGAGGATTCGAACCTCCGACCTACAGATTCGTAGTCTGCCGCTCTATCCAGACTGAGCTAAGGGCGCATACACGGCGGAAAAACCCCTCCGGTCATGGGCTCTCCCTCCTAGCATACCCGCAGGAACACGACAAGCGCCGAGCGCAGCGGTCGGTCCTTGTACGACTCGATCAAGGCGTGTCAGTGGAAGCGGTGCGGTGCCGAGAGACGGGAGCGGAGAGGGCGGGATTCGAACCCGCGGTACGCGCTAACGTACACTCGCTTAGCAGGCGAGCGCCATAGACCACTCGGCCACCTCTCCACGCTGTTTGGCTCGGATTCGGCTCCCGGAATACTAGCCTTTCTGCCACAACCGCGCAACGACTTTTTCTTCTCTAGCCCTTGACAAATGAAATTGATAATGATTCTCAATTTCACTCATGGAAGTCCAAGCTCCATCTTCCTCATCAAGCCATGCGCAAGAGTGTCGCTGCTGCTGCGGGAACCTCTTAGCCCTGCTCCGCCCAAACGGCGTCGAACTCAAATGTCGGCGCTGTAAACGGATCGTTCTCATTCCGTGGGGTGCAGCGTCGATGCGGCATGACGTGACAGCTGAGTGGCGGGACGCCGAACAGGAAGGAGGCAACTGAGCCCAGAGCCATGATGTGATCGAATCAGTGCGGCAGAGGCCAGCGGTACCAAACCCAGAGCCCTTTTGTGATGGACCTCAAACAGGGAGGAGGGTTGAGAATGGTACGAATGTTGGCAGTCGCCCTGGCGACGCTCATCTGCATGGGCGGGACTTCTCAGTTGGCCCGGGCAGCTGATGATGACCGAATTCAGCAGTTGGAACAGCAAATGCTACAGATGCAACAAGAACTGACTGCTCTCAAAGAAGAACGACAGCAGGAGCAGGAAGAAGCCACCCGGCGCACCAGCCTGCTGGCCGAGGAAGTGGAAAACCTGCGCACCAGCCTGACCGTGCCCGACTTCGAGCCGCTGACCATGGAAGACAGCGTGTACGGCCTGGGACCGGCAGCCTCGAAGATTTACGGCGTGGAGCGGGGCTTGTCGATCGGCGGCTATGGTGAGGCCTTTTACCGCAAGGATGTGAGCGATAAGACGCGCAGCGACCGCGACTTCACGGACAACCTGCGTTTCGTACTGTACACCGGCTATAAGTTCACCGACCGCATCATCCTGAACGCCGAGTTGGAGTTCGAGCACGCCGGGACGGGCGCCGGCGGCTCGGTGTCGGTCGAGTTCGCCTACATCGATTTCCTGATGTGGGAGTGGGCCAACTTCCGCGCCGGCATGTTGCTCGCCCCGCTGGGTATCGTCAACGAGTTGCACGAGCCCGTGTTCTTCTACGGCGTGGAGCGACCCGAGGTCGAGCGGCGCATCATCCCCTCAACTTGGCGCGAGAACGGCATCGGCATATTCGGCCAACTGCTGCCCGGCCTGGAATACCGCATCTACGGCATGAACGCGCTTGAAGGCGCGTCGAGCAACACGGCAGCGTGTACGCCTGACGAGAACGGCAACTGTTTGACCAAGCCCTCGTTCAAACTGAAGGAACACTTCCGCAGCACGCGCCAGAAGGGCGGGAATGCCATGGCCGAGGATATCGCCCTGGCCGCGCGGCTGGACTATACGCCGATGCTGAACCTCACGTTCGGCGGCTCGGTGTACACCGGCAAGACCTCCCACGACAGTCAGTACTACGAGTGTGTGGACGGGGAATGTGGCCCGGTCAATGTGCCCGGCGCGCGGCTGACCATCTGGGAACTGCATGGCATGTACAGCTGGCAAGGGCTGGACCTGCGGGCGCTGTTCGCCATGTCCCATCTGGAAGACTCGGACGAACTCAACCGGATCGGCGGCGGCGGCAAGATCGCCAAGGAGATGTACGGCTTCTATACCGAGGCCGCCTACGACATCATGCCGTGGCTGCTGGGCGACACCCAACAGCAATTGTCGCCCTTTTTCCGCTTCTCGCTTATCGACCAGCATGCCGATATGGCCGGAGACTGGGAGGAACAGGATCGGTACGAGCACAACATCTGGACCACCGGTATCAGCTATAAACCTCACCCCAACGTCGTGCTCAAGGTAGATTACCGCAACTTCGATACCGAAGATAACAACCACGAGCGCGAAGACGAGGTCAACTTTGGCATTGGCTTTGTCTTCTAGCCCGTACATCCTGTGCGTGGTGGCACTGCTGGG
Coding sequences within it:
- a CDS encoding bifunctional (p)ppGpp synthetase/guanosine-3',5'-bis(diphosphate) 3'-pyrophosphohydrolase produces the protein MTHQQLIDTIQTYHPDANTDLLARAYTFSERMHQGQKRRSGEPYFVHPVEVAKLLTTMKLDVPTVITGLLHDTVEDTLTTLEEVEQQFGTEVAGLVDGVTKISQIHFTTREERQAENFRKMILAMGRDIRVVLVKLADRTHNMRTLSYLSPNKRREIAAETLDIYAPLAHRLGIYWLKSELEDNALRYLHPEVYRQLKRDIAKKKTERAAYIDEVISILQAKLDHARISADVHGRPKHFYSIYQKMESQNLLFDQIYDLVAFRIIVNSVSECYGALGIVHSHWRPVPGRFKDYIALPKANRYQSLHTTVIGPYGERIEVQIRTHDMHRIAEEGIAAHWTYKEGRRVVEEDQRFSWLRQLLEWQQQVQDPAEFLHTVKGDLFTEEVYVFTPKGDLHDFPQGASAVDFAYRVHSEVGNHCTAARVNGRLVPLRYQLRNGDTVEIVTKPSQTPSKDWLKLVKTPKAQARIRQWVKAQQRERSVALGRELLERELSRHQLDATALRKQGKLEGAIKALGYKGEETLLAALGYGQLTVRNLLPHLLPANGSQSWQALGEAELDKIVSRTDREGGGRSGVRVGGIGDILVRFGRCCNPLPGERILGVITRGKGVTVHAVECQRLLESDPQRHVAVSWDKANDFTRTVKVEVLSEDRPGLLAAMSKAISSVEVNIKSANVRTLSDNRALNVFEVMVGSATDLKRVVNNLGKIRGVVKVNRVRERQ